The sequence ATTTGCGACCTGCCTTCCGGCCGCAACCACCACTGGACCAAGAGCCTCGTCGCCAACAAGGACGGGACGAAGCTCTATGTCGGCGTCGGCTCCAACTCCAACGTCGCCGAGTTCGGCATGGAGGAGGAAGTGGACCGCGCCGCCATTCTGGAAGTGGACATCGCGACGGGAAAATACCGCGTCTTCGCTGGCGGGCTGCGCAACCCCGTGGGCATGGACTGGAACCCGGTCACCGGCGAATTGTGGACCAGCGTCAACGAGCGCGACGAGATCGGCGACGATCTGGTTCCGGACTACATGACCTCGGTGAAGGACGGCGCCTTCTATGGCTGGCCCTATTGCTACTACGACAAGATCGTCGACGAGCGGGTGAAGCCGCAGCGCCCCGATCTGGTCGCGGCCTCGCTCAAGCCCGATTATGCGCTGGGCTCCCACACCGCCTCGCTCGGCCTCACCTTCGTCGATGACGACCGTTTCGGCGCGCGCTTCCGCAATGGCGTGTTCATCGGCCAGCACGGCTCCTGGAACCGCAACCCGCCCTCCGGCTACCGGGTGATCTTCGTGCCGTTCGAGGACGGCAAGCCGGCCGGCCCGCCGGAGGAAATCCTCGGCGGCTTCCGCGTCGACGGCAAGGCGCTGGGGCGCCCGGTGGGGGTGATCGTCGACAAGCGCGGCGGGCTTCTGTGCGTCGACGATGTCGGCGACTGCATCTGGCGCGTCTCGCCGGTCTGATCGCTGCAACGCAGCAGGCGGAAGGCGGCGGCCCTTCCTCCGGAGCCGGGAATGGCTTAAACGCGCGGGAGCTTCTCTCCAGGACCTCCCGCGCGCATGATCCGGCTCGATTCCATCGGCAAGCAGAACGGCAAGCAACTCGTCTTCATCGAGGCGTCGGCGACGCTGCTGAAGGGCGAGAAGGTGGGGCTCGTCGGCCCCAACGGCGCCGGCAAGACCACGCTGTTCCGCCTCATCACCGGCGAAGAGGCCCCGGATGAGGGGCAGGTCTCGGTCGATCGCGGCATCACCATCGGCTATTTCAGCCAGGATGTCGGCGACATGGCCGGCAAGTCGGTGCTGGCGGAGGTGATGGACGGCGCCGGCCCGGTGAGCAGCATTGCCGCCGAACTGCGCGAACTCGAAGCGGCCATGGTCGACCCCGACCGTGCCGACGAGATGGATGCCGTCATCGAGCGCTATGGCGAGGTGCAGGCGCGTTTCGAGGAACTGGACGGCTATTCGCTGGAGGGCCGGGCGAGCGAGGTGCTGGCCGGCCTCGGCTTCTCGCAGGAAATGATGGAGGGCGATGTCGGCCGTCTCTCCGGCGGCTGGAAGATGCGCGTCGCGCTCGGCCGCATCCTGCTCATGCGCCCTGACGTGATGCTGCTGGACGAGCCTTCCAACCATCTCGACATCGAAAGCCTGATCTGGCTGGAGGCGTTCCTGAAGAATTTCGACGGCGCACTGATGATGACCTCGCATGACCGCGCCTTCATGAACCGCATCGTCAACAAGATCGTCGAGATCGACGCCGGCGCGCTCACCTCCTATTCCGGCGATTACGAATTCTACGCCCAGCAGCGCGCGCTGGCCGAAAAGCAGCAGCAGGCGCAGTTCGAGCGCCAGCAGGCGATGCTGGCCAAGGAAATCGCCTTCATCGAGCGCTTCAAGGCCCGTGCCTCCCACGCCGCGCAGGTGCAGAGCCGGGTGAAGAAGCTCGACAAGATCGAACGTGTGGAGCCGCCGCGTCGGCGCCAGACGGTGGCGTTCGAGTTCCAGCCGCCGCCGCGCTCCGGCGAGGACGTGGTCAGCCTGAAGAATGTCCATAAGAGCTATGGCGCCCGGCGCATCTATGAGGGGCTGGATTTCCATGTGCGCCGGCGCGAGCGCTGGTGCGTGATGGGCGTCAACGGTGCCGGAAAGTCGACCCTGCTCAAGCTGGTGACGGGCGAGACCGCGCCTGACGGTGGCAGCG is a genomic window of Ancylobacter sp. IITR112 containing:
- a CDS encoding sorbosone dehydrogenase family protein, translated to MANYVKISGFLGACITGVVHFLTDLRKAPALAEEAGYGDLPKLPKPKPTLIPIMKIAPAVGWGPGQKPKPAPGFKVSFFAEGLDHPRWVYELPNGDILVAETAGPPWPAGIFSLRWWAMGFVMVRAGAGVKSANRITLLRDADGDGVAEIKLPFIENLYSPFGMALVGDQLYVANADSLVRFPYVPGATRIDAPPVKICDLPSGRNHHWTKSLVANKDGTKLYVGVGSNSNVAEFGMEEEVDRAAILEVDIATGKYRVFAGGLRNPVGMDWNPVTGELWTSVNERDEIGDDLVPDYMTSVKDGAFYGWPYCYYDKIVDERVKPQRPDLVAASLKPDYALGSHTASLGLTFVDDDRFGARFRNGVFIGQHGSWNRNPPSGYRVIFVPFEDGKPAGPPEEILGGFRVDGKALGRPVGVIVDKRGGLLCVDDVGDCIWRVSPV
- a CDS encoding ABC-F family ATP-binding cassette domain-containing protein, coding for MIRLDSIGKQNGKQLVFIEASATLLKGEKVGLVGPNGAGKTTLFRLITGEEAPDEGQVSVDRGITIGYFSQDVGDMAGKSVLAEVMDGAGPVSSIAAELRELEAAMVDPDRADEMDAVIERYGEVQARFEELDGYSLEGRASEVLAGLGFSQEMMEGDVGRLSGGWKMRVALGRILLMRPDVMLLDEPSNHLDIESLIWLEAFLKNFDGALMMTSHDRAFMNRIVNKIVEIDAGALTSYSGDYEFYAQQRALAEKQQQAQFERQQAMLAKEIAFIERFKARASHAAQVQSRVKKLDKIERVEPPRRRQTVAFEFQPPPRSGEDVVSLKNVHKSYGARRIYEGLDFHVRRRERWCVMGVNGAGKSTLLKLVTGETAPDGGSVAVGGSVKMAYFAQHAMEVLEGERTVFETLEDAFPQAGQGSLRSLLGCFGFSGDDVEKKCRVLSGGEKARLAMARMLYDPPNFLVLDEPTNHLDIATKEMLIAALADYEGTMLFVSHDRHFLAALSNRVLELTPDGIHQYGGGYVEYVARTGQEAPGLRN